Proteins from a genomic interval of Gossypium hirsutum isolate 1008001.06 chromosome A09, Gossypium_hirsutum_v2.1, whole genome shotgun sequence:
- the LOC121206632 gene encoding reticulon-like protein B9, whose product MKLVIHRHIISGINNKSHIYIYRNSTMPIYDSSSESENEITPRGKLFGRQRPMHAILGGGKVADVLLWRNPKVSAALLTAVTTIWFLFEVVEYNFVTLLCHISITAMLAIFIWCISADYFGWKRPMIPQLLSDQAAFSEVVYFFHWRFNQFLQKLLHIASGNDPVNFFLVIISLYVLSVIGSCFDFVNLLFIGLVSMETLPYLYTRYEDEVDYHAGQMTRKGSKVYKRFLNKIPRGTVKEKKHS is encoded by the exons ATGAAACTGGTGATTCACAGACACATTATTTCCGGCATCAACAACAAAagccatatatacatatacagaaATTCAACCATGCCGATATATGACTCATCATCAGAATCCGAGAATGAGATCACCCCACGGGGAAAGCTCTTTGGACGCCAAAGGCCTATGCATGCCATTCTTGGTGGAGGAAAAG TTGCTGATGTATTACTATGGAGGAACCCAAAGGTATCAGCCGCCTTGTTAACGGCAGTGACAACCATTTGGTTTCTCTTCGAGGTGGTCGAGTACAACTTCGTCACCCTCCTCTGTCACATCTCCATCACCGCCATGCTTGCCATCTTCATCTGGTGCATTTCTGCTGATTATTTTGgatg GAAACGTCCAATGATCCCTCAGTTGTTATCGGATCAAGCTGCCTTCAGTGAAGTTGTTTACTTCTTCCATTGGAGGTTCAATCAGTTCCTTCAAAAGCTCCTCCACATTGCTAGTGGGAATGATCCTGTCAATTTCTTTCTGGTCATTATTTCTCTGTACGTACTATCGGTGATTGGATCTTGTTTCGACTTCGTCAACCTTCTCTTCATTG GGCTTGTGAGCATGGAAACACTGCCATATCTGTACACTCGGTATGAGGATGAAGTTGATTATCATGCTGGCCAAATGACTAGAAAGGGGAGCAAAGTGTACAAAAGGTTTCTTAACAAGATACCCAGAGGAACAGTCAAGGAAAAGAAACATTCGTAA
- the LOC107888782 gene encoding rust resistance kinase Lr10 — translation MSLAPWKSRCRDPFGCSLLTSALCVVYPFSIFTGSFSWVRTCHRIAHTRLVPATTSHLPKWTQFIFLILTGVAIAIRTLIGVSSLSIVVVFKFRRRHLCVDDTIEEFLRMQNKLMPIRCSYSDIKRMTESFKEKLGQGGFGSVFKGKLRSGHFVAIKLLELSKSQGQDFINEVATIGRIHHVNVVRLVGFCVEGSKQALVYDFMPNSSLDKVIFSKEKNINLSWEKVFEIAIGVAQGIEYLHQGCIMQILHFDIKPHNILLDENFTPKVSDFGLAKLHAIDNSIVSLTAARGTLGYIAPELFYKNIGNITHKADVYSFGMLLMEMAGRRSNLNAQARQSSEIYFPSWIYDRVDRGEDLEVEDATESEKKTVRKMIIVAFWCIQIKPTDRPSMSKVLEMLEGNVELLEIPPKPFLLSMERSSEDFEDELTTSADDATTTMSMEGAEYNIHSSND, via the exons ATGAGTCTTGCACCGTGGAAATCCAGGTGCCGAGACCCGTTCGGTTGCAGTCTTCTAACATCAGCGCTCTGCGTCGTCTATCCATTTTCGATATTCACCGGGAGCTTCTCATGGGTTAGGACGTGCCATCGGATTGCGCATACACGCCTCGTTCCAGCAACAACATCACACTTGCCAAAAT GGACCCAGTTTATCTTCCTTATTCTAACAG GAGTTGCTATTGCTATTAGAACTCTAATCGGGGTTTCAAGCTTGAGTATAGTTGTAGTATTTAAGTTTCGAAGAAGACACTTGTGTGTGGATGATACAATTGAAGAATTTCTTCGAATGCAAAACAAGTTAATGCCCATAAGATGTTCTTATTCAGACATAAAGAGAATGACAGAATCCTTTAAAGAAAAATTAGGGCAGGGTGGCTTTGGATCTGTATTCAAAGGAAAGCTTCGAAGCGGTCATTTTGTTGCAATAAAGTTGTTAGAATTGTCAAAATCTCAAGGGCAAGATTTTATCAATGAAGTTGCTACCATTGGAAGAATTCATCATGTTAATGTGGTAAGACTTGTGGGGTTTTGTGTAGAAGGATCGAAACAAGCCCTTGTTTATGATTTTATGCCAAATAGTTCTTTAGATAAGGtcatattttcaaaagaaaagaacATCAATTTGAGCTGGGAAAAAGTATTTGAGATTGCAATCGGAGTAGCTCAAGGAATAGAATACTTGCACCAGGGATGTATTATGCAGATTTTGCATTTTGATATCAAACCGCATAACATTCTTCTAGATGAAAACTTCACCCCAAAAGTCTCAGATTTTGGTCTTGCAAAATTGCATGCTATAGATAACAGTATTGTGTCTCTCACGGCAGCACGAGGTACTCTCGGATATATTGCTCCAGAATTGTTTTACAAGAACATTGGCAATATCACACATAAGGCTGATGTTTATAGTTTCGGAATGTTGTTAATGGAAATGGCGGGAAGgagaagcaatttgaatgcaCAAGCCAGACAATCTAGTGAAATATATTTTCCTTCTTGGATTTATGACCGAGTTGATAGAGGGGAGGATTTAGAAGTGGAAGATGCCACTGAGAGCGAAAAGAAAACTGTAAGGAAAATGATCATAGTTGCTTTCTGGTGTATACAAATAAAGCCTACGGATCGTCCTTCGATGAGTAAGGTTTTAGAAATGCTTGAAGGCAATGTTGAGCTCCTTGAAATACCTCCAAAGCCATTTCTATTATCTATGGAAAGATCATCTGAGGACTTTGAAGATGAGCTCACCACATCAGCCGATGATGCTACTACTACCATGAGCATGGAAGGGGCAGAGTATAATATTCATAGCTCAAATGACTAA